The Paracoccus liaowanqingii genome window below encodes:
- a CDS encoding COG3415 family protein: MKLRRETGLLTPRQQGNGGGCGKLVGVAGWLKARVTAKGEITLNELVAELAQTHSIAVHRATVWRMLRGLGLTHKKSLAGA; this comes from the coding sequence GTGAAGCTGCGACGCGAGACCGGGTTGTTGACGCCGAGACAGCAAGGCAATGGCGGCGGGTGCGGGAAGCTGGTGGGCGTCGCCGGTTGGCTCAAGGCGCGTGTCACCGCCAAAGGCGAGATCACGCTCAATGAACTGGTGGCTGAACTGGCCCAAACCCACAGCATCGCCGTCCATCGTGCCACTGTCTGGCGGATGTTGCGCGGGCTTGGATTGACACACAAAAAAAGCCTTGCAGGCGCTTGA
- a CDS encoding transposase produces the protein MRNGLVLGVERQRRWTDEAKLAILDEVGVDGWTVADVARHHDVTRQHI, from the coding sequence ATGCGGAACGGGTTGGTGCTTGGGGTTGAGCGGCAGAGGCGCTGGACGGATGAGGCCAAGCTGGCGATCTTGGACGAGGTCGGGGTGGACGGCTGGACCGTGGCGGATGTTGCGCGGCACCATGACGTGACGCGCCAGCACATCTAG
- a CDS encoding SDR family NAD(P)-dependent oxidoreductase has translation MRFRDKVFAITGAAQGIGRRVAERAAQEGASVAVIDRSPIGAEVADAITAAGGQAVYFSADLETYSGSHYGI, from the coding sequence ATGCGGTTCAGGGATAAGGTTTTTGCCATCACCGGAGCCGCGCAGGGCATTGGCCGCCGCGTGGCCGAGCGGGCCGCACAAGAGGGCGCGTCGGTTGCGGTGATCGACCGCTCGCCAATCGGGGCCGAGGTGGCCGATGCCATCACGGCAGCGGGCGGTCAGGCTGTCTATTTCTCGGCGGATCTGGAAACCTACTCCGGCAGCCACTATGGGATATGA
- the tnpB gene encoding IS66 family insertion sequence element accessory protein TnpB (TnpB, as the term is used for proteins encoded by IS66 family insertion elements, is considered an accessory protein, since TnpC, encoded by a neighboring gene, is a DDE family transposase.): MIGPGTGVRVCLACGATDMRKGIAGLAALAQDQLRQKPANGAVFAFRGRKGDRLKLLDWDGQEFCLFYKVLERGRFPWPSAGDGAARLTSAQLRCCGRASTGGGRTGVRRRPVWDDLSGWIALFLWRSCVTGGNFGHARGCRNPARRYCASEGDDRCLAGRECHDVGHHPRS; the protein is encoded by the coding sequence ATGATCGGGCCGGGGACCGGGGTGCGGGTTTGTCTGGCCTGCGGTGCGACCGACATGAGGAAGGGTATCGCGGGGCTGGCGGCACTGGCGCAGGACCAGTTGCGGCAGAAGCCCGCGAATGGGGCGGTGTTCGCGTTTCGGGGCCGCAAGGGCGACCGTTTGAAGCTGCTTGACTGGGACGGCCAGGAGTTCTGCCTCTTCTACAAGGTGCTCGAGCGCGGCCGGTTTCCATGGCCAAGCGCGGGCGACGGAGCTGCGCGTTTGACCTCGGCGCAGCTGCGATGTTGTGGGAGGGCATCGACTGGCGGAGGCCGGACTGGGGTGCGGCGCCGGCCCGTGTGGGATGATTTATCCGGCTGGATCGCCTTGTTTTTATGGCGTTCATGCGTGACCGGTGGTAATTTTGGGCATGCCCGCGGATGCCGCAATCCTGCCCGAAGATACTGCGCTTCTGAAGGCGATGATCGCTGCCTTGCAG
- a CDS encoding IS630 family transposase — MQALEQKRQDVAGLRHIWIARRQPLMANHLARLVFLDETGLKTNMTKTTGWSPCGQRFVDHAPFGHWRSQTFIAALRHDRLDAPWVSDGAMNAEMFELYIKTQLVPTLRAGDVVILDNLSSHKSPAAAAALHDIGAWFLFLPPYSPDLNPIEMAFAKLKALVRKAAARTYDQRWAAVGQVCDLFSDEECYNYFKAAGYEVD, encoded by the coding sequence TTGCAGGCGCTTGAACAGAAGCGCCAGGATGTTGCTGGCCTGCGTCATATCTGGATCGCAAGGCGCCAACCCCTCATGGCCAACCATCTGGCGCGGCTGGTTTTCCTTGATGAGACCGGGCTCAAGACCAACATGACCAAGACCACCGGCTGGTCGCCTTGCGGGCAACGTTTCGTGGATCATGCGCCGTTTGGACATTGGCGGAGCCAGACCTTCATTGCAGCGCTGCGCCATGACAGGCTGGACGCGCCTTGGGTGAGCGACGGGGCGATGAACGCCGAGATGTTCGAACTTTATATCAAAACCCAACTGGTCCCGACGCTCCGGGCCGGCGACGTCGTCATTCTGGACAACCTCTCCAGCCACAAGAGCCCTGCCGCTGCGGCGGCACTGCATGATATCGGCGCGTGGTTCTTGTTCCTGCCGCCATACAGCCCCGATCTCAATCCGATTGAAATGGCATTTGCCAAGCTCAAGGCTCTTGTCAGAAAAGCTGCCGCACGGACCTACGATCAGCGATGGGCCGCGGTCGGCCAAGTCTGCGACCTGTTCTCCGACGAGGAGTGCTACAACTACTTCAAAGCCGCAGGCTATGAGGTCGATTGA